The DNA segment CGCGCTGCGCGGCAGCGAGGTGGTCGCCGGCGCCGCCGGGCTCGACGCCCCCGTCCATCGCGCCTCGACCGCGTCGCAGACCCATGGCTGCGTCCCCGGCGAGCTCCGGCTGCTGGGCCGGCTGCTCACCGCCGACGCCGTCCACATCGCCCACGAGCGCGGCGCCGCCGCCCTCGCGGCCGCGGTGGTGTCGGCGGAGGCGGCCGCGGCGGCCGGCCTGCTGGGGACGCCGGTGATCCGGCTCGCCCACCACGTCGACCTCGAGCTCATCGCCACCGAGCTCACCGACTTCATCGTCCGGGCGCTCGAGGAGAGCCTCGCCGAGCTCGGGCGAGTCAGCTCGCGGCTCGCCGCCGCCGGCGCCTCCGACCTGCGGATGGAGAGCCTGAGCGAGGCCCTCGCCTCGGCGCTCGGCGCCACCGTGCTGATCGAGGACGCGGAGTTCCGGGTGCTCTACGCGGCCGGTCCCGGCGCCGCCGAGCGCACCCGCATCGACGCCGCGCGGGCGCGGGGGAACGCCGCCGACGAGCACGGCTCGATGGCGCTCCGCGACTTCTACCGCACCCTGGTCAAGACCGGGCGGCCCGCCTGGCTGCACCCCGACCCGCGGCTCGGCGTGCTGGTGCCGCGGCTGGTGGCGCCGATCGTCGCCTCCTGCGAGGTGCTCGGATACTGCAGCGTGTTCTTCCCCGACAAGACCCCCGACCAGCGGGTGGTCACGGTCGCGGTGGAGCAGGCCTCGAACCTGCTCGGCCTGGCGCTGCTCCACGAGCGGGTCATCGGCATGAGCCGCCGGACCGCGTGCGCGAGCATGCTCGTCGACCTGCTCGACGGCCGCATGTCGGCCCAGCTCCTCCGCACCCGGGCGGGGCAGCTCGGTGTCGACCTCAGCGCCGGACTGACGGTGGCGCTCTTCGAGGGGCCCCCCGACCAGCGCCCCGAGGCCTGGCTGCGCCACGCGCTGACCACGCTCAACGGCCAGCGCGACTCCCTGGTGGACGTCGTCGCCGGGACGGTCGTGGCCCCGCTCGCCGGCTGCGACCGGCCCAGGGCGCTGCGCTGGCTCCGTGGCCTCTGCGTCGCCTGCGGCGGCGGCGCCGCGGTGCTCGGCCGCGCCACCGACGTCGACGGCGTGCCCACCGCCTACGCCGAGACCCGGCGGGTCCTCGACCTGGTGGGCCGCTCCGAGGCCGCGTCGCGCGGCGCCGTCGTCGACGTCGAGGACCTCGGCCTCCTCGGTGTGCTCATCGACTCCTCCGCCAGCGGAGCGCTGGAGCGCTTCTGGCAGCGGCGGCTCGCCCCCCTGCGCGAGTACGACTCCCGCGAGCGCAGCGACCTCTGCGGGTCCCTGGCCGCGTTCTTCGAGGAGGGCGGCCTGCGCCGCGCCGCCCGGCGGATGAACCTCCATCCCAACTCGTTCAACTACCGCCTGCGGCGCGCCGAGCAGATCGGCGGCTTCTCGCTCGCCGACCCCGACGCCCGCCTCGAGCTCCAGCTGGCGCTGCGCTGCCAGCGCCTTCTCGGCCGCTGACCTGAGGGCCGGTCCCCGCCTCGCCGTGGGGGCGGTGGTGGCGTTCGTCGCACTCCTCGCGACCCTGATCGTCCCCGTCGTCCAGGCCGACAGCCGGTACGAGCCGGTGGTGCTCACCGGGGTGGCCGCGGGCCTGGCGGCGGCGCTCGGGGTGCTGGGGACGCGCCGCCTGGTGGCCGTGCTCGGCGCCGCCGCGGTGGTCGCCATCCTGCTGTCGCCGCAGCTCGCCGCACCGGGGCCGCTGCTGCGCAGCGCCGACCTGGGCGCCGTCCTCGCCATCTCCGGGCTCGGCGTGGTGGTGCTCGGCGGCTGGGCGGGCCAGCCCTTCCTCGCGCCGCTCGCGGTGACCGGCCTGGGGGCGTACACCGTCACCTGGGTTGTCGCCGGCCTGGGACAGCCCGCGGTCACCGGTGTCTGCTGCGCCCTGGCGGTGAGCCTCGGTCTCGGCCTGCTGCTCTGGGCGGTGTGCACCGGGCGCGGCCAGACCGCGGTCGCGGTGGTCACCCTCGGCCTCGCCGCCGTGCTCGACGCCGCCGTGTTCCGCAGCGACCGGGCCGGCGGGGTGCGGCTCATGCCCGGCGATCCCGCGCCGGCGTCGCTGCGCCACTACGCCCTGCTCGCCGTGCTCGGCGTGTGCATCCTCGGCGTGGCGGGGATGCGCCGCGGCGGCACCCGCCTCGCCCTGGTGGCGGCCCGCTCCGAGGCCGCCGCCGCCGCGCGTGGCGTCGACGTCGCCCGGGCCCGGCGCACCGCCTGGACTTCCGCCTGCCTGCTCGCCGGGATCGCGGGATGCGCGCTCGCGCTGGTCGAGGGGGGCGCCGCCCCCGCACTCCTCCACCCCCTCGACTCGCTGCGGCTGGTGGGCCTCGTCATGGTCCTCGGCCGCACCCGGATCACCGCCGCGCTGGTCGCCGGGGCGGTCTGCGGCCTCGCCGCCGCACCCCCCCTGACCGCCGGTGCGCTGTCGGGAGGGGAACCCACCTGGCTCGACCTGGCGGTTGGGACGTCCGTGGTGGTCGGGGTGCTCGGCCGCGAGTGGTGGCGCCGCGATCACAAAACCCTGCGTGCCCTGGTTGGGCCCGCCGCCGCAGGGGCGGTCGGTGCAGTGAGTCCATCCCGGAAGCCCGGTACCTGGTTCGGAGCGATGTCCGGTGACGCTGAATGAGGCGCTCCATACGCTTCTCCTCATGGATCTGACGGAGTTCCCTGTGTCCGCGCGTGACGAGTGCAGCCCTCGTCGCGGGTGGCCGAGGTATCGCTTCCCCGGCGCGGCGGCCGTCGCCTGCCCGCCAGGCGGATGTGATGAAGGAGTAGTCAAGGAGGTGCCCATACGCCGAGCCTGAACGTGGCAATTGGGTGTGTGAGATCGATGGCGGGCACGGAGAAACCCTGCCCGCACTTAGAGGAATTCACTGTATGGCTGCAGGTACAACAAGAGGGAGACGCTTGAAGCGTCTGCTCCCGATGCTGTTGGTTCCCGCGATGCTCGGGGCCGTCGCCCTGGGCGGGACACGCATCTCCTCGAACAAGCCGGTGTCGGCGGCGGGCGAGCTGCCGCTCGTTCCGCCGATCTTCCACCTCAACGACGGACCGACGTGGTTCGACACCGGCGTCGACGTCGCCGGCTCCCACTCGCTGGCGGTGGCGCTCACCGGGACCACGGTGAAGTTCATCGTCGGTCCCCCCGACACCCTCAGCGACCACGATCCCGACAGCGTGATCTGGCCGACCGGCGCAGCCGGCATGCCCTTCCATAACGATGGTGGCTTCATCGGGGAGAAGTCGGTCACCCTGACCACCCCCGGTCTGTATGCATTCCAGTGCACCATCCATCCGTACATGCTCGGCGCCGTGCTGGTCATCGATCCCGCCTCGGCGGCCGATGGGACCCTGGTGCCCGACTTCGGCAAGATGCTGAGCGTCCGGGGCGTCGACAAGCCGATCCCCTCGGCGTCGGACTACATCTACCGGCTGGTCCGCACCTTCTTCATCATCACCAATGCTGAGAACTGGAAGCGGTACTACCCGGACAAGTCCGGCTCGTGGATGCCGCGCTACGCGCCTGCTCCGATCATCGTGCACGACGCGAGCGGAACGCCGAACCTGATCCCGAACCTCGAGGCGTTCTTCCATCAGTACTTCCATGAGCCCATCGCGATCCCCGCGATCACGGATGCAAGCCATCCGAAGGTCCCGGGGGTGGGTGAGGTGATGCAGTCCACCCAGATGGAGGAGCTGAACGAGAAGGCCTACCCGGGAACCGTGTCCTTCATCGACACCAACTCCTGGCAGGTGGTTCGCAAGTTCGGCCTCCCCTCCATCAACAACGGCGGCGGCCTCGACAACCCCCACAACCAGTGGGTCAGCCGCGACGAGAACACGGTCTACGCCGATGAGTGGTTCTCCAACAAGACCACGGCGTTCGACCGCTTCACCGGCCAGTTCCTGCGCCAGACGGTGGTGGGCCTCTCGCCCGCTCACGTCATGACCCGCAGCCAGACCGACGAGCTCGTCGTCGGCATCAACGGCGAGAACAAGCTGACCGAGGTCGCCCCTGGCGACAACGGCGTCGAGAAGAACTTCTCCGCGGTGCTCCCCGGTGAGGGCATCGCCCATCCGCACGCGCACTGGCTGAGCGCCGACGGCAACACCGCGGTCGCTCCGAACGCCAATTTCGACAGCGCGTCGCTGTTCAACCTGAACGCCAGTGATCCGAACCTCTCGATCACCAAGCGGGCGTTCGTGGGCAGCGTCCCGATCGCGACGGCAATGAGCTCCAACGCCGACCGCGCCTACTCGGCCGGTCTGATGAGCAACAACATCGTCTGCATCTCGACCGCCGGCCGCGCCTGCCACAGCGGCGGCAGCCTGGTCGACACCAAGAACATCTCGCTGACCAAGGGCTACGACTACGTGACCGGGTCGCAGGGCGGCGCCGGCACGGGTCTGCCCATCGTCTTCCCGCCGTTCAGCTCCGACGCGGGGCCCGCGGCGCCGGGCATCCTGCCCATCCAGAACGCGGTCAGCCCTGACAACAAGGTCATGGTCGTGGCCAACGCGGTCTCGGGCAACATGGACGTCATCGACATCTCCAAGGACGAGGTCGTCAAGGTCCTGCCCTGCGATCCCGGCTGCCACGGTGTGAACTGGGGCGCCAAGAAGGGCGGCGGCTACTACGCCTACGTGACCAGCAAGTTCGCCAACGTCACCTCCGTGGTCGATCCCGATCCGGCCGGCACTGGCGACATCTCCGCTGCCACGGTCGTCGGCAAGGTCCTCACCGACATCGGGCCGAGCACCAAGACCGACGTGTCCCCGAAGAAGCTCCAGGGCCTGCGCGGGCAGTACACCCTGGACGGCATGGGTGGCCAGGGCGTGCTCGCTCTGCCGCTCGTCTACAACGGCTGGGTCCAGAGGCTCCCCGCGGGGCTCCGGGCCGGCCTCACCTGCCAGCAGCTGGATCCTCTGAATCCCAGAGCCTGCGGCTGACAACCTAGAATTTTAAACACCTGATCGCCTCGGGTGCCCGTCCCCGCCGGGACGGGCACCCAGACCCGCCGGGAAGACTTCCGCACCGGCTGCCCGGACGGAAGCCTTCAGACGGCCAGTACCAGCGAGGACGGAGATGACGCGAATCCAGAGCACTGTCGACGCGACCTGCCGCAGATCACCGCGGCGCGTCGCAGTCTCCCTGATGCTGATCGCCCTCATGGCCGTGGTCGCCGCAGCGGTGCGGCTGGCGCCCAGCCGCGCTCGGGCAGCCACGGCGGCGGTCACCATCATGGGCTTCAGCTACAAGCCCCAGGAGATCAAGATCAGCAAGGGCGACACGGTCACCTGGACCAACACGGAGACCAACCGCCAGAGCCACACCGTGATCCAGGACGACGGCGCCTTCAGTTCGGACGGACGCAGGACCAACGATCCCAACGCCGAGATCAAGCCCGGCTCGTCGTTCACCCACACCTTCGACAGCGACGACACCACCTACGGGTACCACTGCCGGCTGCACACCTACATGACCGGCAAGGTGATCGTCGGCAAGGGCTCGCCCCCGGGCGCGCCGCCGCCGACCGAGGAACCCGCACCATCGCCCACGCCGGAGTCGGGGCCGCTGCCTCCGCTGCCGAAGCTGCCCCTGCCGCCGGGCTCCAGGCCTGCGAACCGCACCGCCGCGGCACCGGCGGTCGCGGTGCCGGTGGGCCGTCCGCAGCAGGCCGCCGCGCCTGCTGCGCAACCCGCCGCCTACCAGCCCACCGAGCTGCCCCAGGGCGTGTCCGGACCGGGCACGCTCGGTGACGGCACCCGCCTCGCCCCCTACACCACCGACAAGGACGGGGTGAAGGAGTTCAAGCTCCGGATGGCGCCGATCACCTGGACAACGGCGCCGGGCAACACCCAGACCGCGTACGCCTTCAACGGCACCATCCCCGGCCCGGTGATCCGGGTCAACGAGGGCGACAAGCTCCGGCTGCTGGTGACCAACCAGCTGCCGGTGGCGACCAGCGTCCACTGGCACGGGATGATCCTGCCCAACGAGATGGACGGGGTCCCCGGCATCACCCAGCCGCTGATCTCACCCGGCGCCACCTACACCTACGTCTGGACGGCGGTGGCGACGGGCTCGCACTGGTACCACACCCACACGTCGGGCAGGGACGAGGGCCTCGGCCTCTACGGCTCGCTGGAGATCGTCCCCCGGACCGGCGACTTCCCCGCCGACCACGACTACCGGGTGATGATCGGCGACACCTACCTGGGCCTGGTGCTGAACGGCAAGGGCTTCCCGTACACCTACCCGCTCAGGGCCAAGGTCGGCGAGAAGGTCCACATCCGGGTCATCGACACCGGTGACCAGATCCACCCCATCCATCTCCACGGCTTCCCCTTCCAACTGGTGGCGAGGGACGGGATACGCCTGGCCGTACCGGAATGGATGGACACCACGCTGATCGGCACCGGCCAGACCCTGGACCTCCTCTGGACACCGATGACGGCGGGCAACTGGCTGATGCACTGCCACATCTTCGCCCACGCCCACGACGACGCCGGGATGATGGGGCTGGTCACCGTGCTCGAGGTGGCTCCCTCCGACAAGCCGGTTGCGGGCGTTCCCCCGGCGCTGCCGGCGCTGCCGACTCCGAGCGCGATGCAGCCCTACGCTCCGCCCGCCGCTCCGGCTCAGCTGCCCCCCACCGGCCTGCCGCTGCTTCCCACGGGGACGCAGCTGGCGCCGCAGTCGGGCGGCATCCTCGGTGGCAACGAGACCACCGTGCTCATCGCCGTCGGGCTCCTGGTCGCCTTCCGCCTCGGCGGGCGGTATGGCCGGCCACGCCGCGGCCAGGACTGAGCGGCGGGGCCGCTCCCTTCACGTGACGCCCTCCTTCCTCGCTGTGGACGGCGCGGACCAACGGGTCCGCGCCGTCCCGAAACCCTGGCGGGTGGCGCTGGTGGCGCTCGCCCTCGCTGTGCTGGGCAGCCTCCTGACCCCGCTGCACGCCAGCGCCCACGCCTACCTGGCGGTGAGCAACCCGCGGACCGGCCAGCGGCTCGACACCGCTCCGACCGGGCTGCAGCTGCTCTTCACCCAGCCGGTGGCGCTCGCCCACAGCGGCGTGCAGGTGTTCACCGGGAGGTTCGAGCTGGTGCCCGGCGCGGTGGCGCGGGTCAGCCCCACCGGCACCAGCATCTCGGTCACCCTTCCGTCGCTGACGAACGGCGACTACGCCGCGATCTGGACGGTGATCTCCGCCGACGACGGACACCTCACCGACGGCACCATCGCCTTCTCGGTCGGCCCGGCACCCCCGCCCGGCAGCGCCGCCCCCGCGAAGGTGCTCGGCGTCGGCGGCCTGCCGACCACCGGCGGCGACGAGCAGCGGCGGGACTGGCCCGGCACCCTGGCCAGCTGGCTCCTCCTCATCGGCCTCGCGATCGCCGGGGGCGGTCTCGCCGCCGAGCGCGCCCTGGCCGGGCCCGGCGGGGGCCGTCCCAGCTTCCGCCTCTCCACCCGCCACCTCGCCATCGCCATGCTGGTCGCGCTCGCCGGGTCGGTGCTCGCCTTCGCGGCCACCGCGGGCCGCCTCCACGACGGCAGCGTGCTCGGCGGTTTCCAGCCGAGCACGTGGGGCGCCGCCTTCGCGGTGCGGGTCGGCCTCGAGAACCTCGCGAGCATGGCCCTCGTGCTCAACGCGCTGGGCGCGCTGATCCTCCTCCGCGACCGCCTCGTCTGCCTCGGGTCGGTGGTCGGCGCCATGGTCCTGGTGGGCATGCGTGCCCACCCGGCGAGCGCATCGCCCTGGGGCGAGGCGGCGATCGTCCTCCACGTGGTGGTGGCGCTGACCTGGGTGGGCGCCCTCGGCTACCTGGCGACGATGCTATGGACCCGCCGCGGGACCGCGCGCGACCCCGAGGTCGCGAGCGTGCTCAGCCGCTACGGGCGCCTCGCCCTGCTCTCGGTGCTCGCCATCGTGCTCACCGGCAGCGCCGCCGCGCTCACCCAGATCGGTTCGCCGGGACAGCTGCTCTCCACCACCTACGGGCGGCTGCTCACCCTCAAGGTGGCGCTGGTCGCGTGGACCATGCTGGTCGCAACCCTCGGTCGCTGGCACGGCCTGCGCCCCGGACGCGTCGACGCCGTCGCGGTGGGCACCGTGCTCCGCGCCGAGGTGGCCGGCGTGCTCCTGGTGCTGTTCACCACCGCGGCGCTCGCCAACGTGGCCCCGCCGCCGCCGCTGGCCGCGGCGCCGGCGGTCGCCGCCGGAGGCGTCGCGACGGTGGTGCTGCTGCTGGTCGGCGCCGCGATGGCCGCGGCGGTGGCGCTGGTGACCGTGCCGATGCTGCGCGGCCAGGCCCGCGCGGGGATCTGAGGAGGAGGCTCCTCCTCCTCTAGGTCCCGACGTTGCCGCAGAGCACCGGGTCGAGCACCGCGGGCTGTTGCGGGGTCATCCCGATGAACCACTGGTTGAGCGGGATGCCGGCGATGCCGGGGATCATCGTGGTGCTCACCGCATGCCCCCTGGCGTCGGCGGTCAGCGCCGCCAGGGGGTGCAGCACCGGACCCTCGCCCTCGCAGTTGCCCTTGCGGAGCTGTGCGTCGCGGGTGCTCCCCGGGGTGAGCCCGGTGGCGTCGAGAACCACCTTCAGCTGGTCTCCGGCGACGGTGAGGGTGGCCGCCCCCGCCGCCTGGGCGTCGGGGCCTCCGGGCGGCACCACCACGCTGAGCCCGGCGGTGATGACCCCCTGGCTGACCGGGTTGTCGAGGTCGCCGCAGAGCACCTCGACGTTCTGGTCGGCGGCGGCGGTGCCCCGGTAGACGGCCAGGTACCAGCCGGTCGCCGGGATCTCCGTCTCCCTGGCGTTGTTCACCGTGGTGGTGGTGTCGGCGATGCTGTTGGCGGCGAACACCAGCGGGTCCAGGGGGTGGACGACGGTGCCGGCGTGGGCGCAGCTCCCGCTCATCAGCCGGGCGGGACGGGTGCTGCCCGGCGCCAGTCCGGCCACCCTGATCTCGACGGTCAGCTGCTTGGCCGCGGGCTGGATGCCGATCACCGCCAGCCCCGCGGGGAAGTGGCGCAGCTTCACCGGGACCGGCCCGCCGGTGGTCGGGACCGGGGTGTTCGTGGCCGCCGCCGGGGCGGTGCCGGTCAACGGGGCGGCCCGCTGCGAGCCGTCGCTGCAACCGGTGGCGAGGCCGCTGAGGAGGGCGAGGGCGACGGGCAGGGGGAGACGCATCCGACCAGTGTCGCCACCCCGACCCGGCGGCGTCATTGTGCGGGGCGCCACAGCCGGGGCCCCGACGGGCGCGGTGCGGCGGCACTAGACTGGGGCCATGACCGTGGTCAGATGGGGGGTGGTGACGGCTGTGGCCGCGCTCACCGTGGCGCTCACCGGGTGTGGCCAGGCCGCGGCCAGCCCGCCGTCGAGCAGCGCCGTGCCCGCCGCCGTCGGCAGCGCCTCGGTGCCGGTCGCCGTGGCCCCATCCGCCACCCCGTCGCCGGCGGCGCCGACCTCGCCCGGGGCGGCGTCGCGATGCACCGCGGGGGAGGTGACCGCCGGCGCGTCGACCGACCGCTCCGCCTACCGCGCCGGCGACCCGATCACCCTCACCACCACCCTCACCAACCACTCCGCCCAGCCCTGCAGCCTCGACGTCAGTCCCCGCGACCCCCAGTTCACGGTGAGCGGCGGCGGCGGCGAGGTGTGGCGCACCTGCGGGCCCGGCCAGAGCTGCCCGCTCTACGAGCGGCTCGTCGTCCTCCCCGCCGGGGGGAGCCGCACCGAGACCACCTCGTGGAACCAGCACACCTGCGACGCCTCGAGCTGCCAGGGCCCGCCGCCGCCCGCGGGCGCGTACCACGAGACCGCCACCTGGGGCGACCTCGGCTCGGCGTCGGCCCCCTTCACCGTCGGGTAGCCGTCGTCACACCCCCGATGCCAGCGCCAGCGCGAAGCGTTCGGCGGGGTCGGTGAACCAGGCGGCCAGCCGCATCGACGACTCGCCGAGGCACGTCTCCACCACCGCGCGGGTGAACTTGGCGCTGATCTCGGTGCGCAGGGTCTCGCCGGCCTCGAAGTCGACGCGCATGGCGGCGGCGGGGATGTCCACGGTCTGGGCGCCCTCCGAGCGCAGGTGCATCTCGATGCGGTCGAGGACCGGGTCGTAGAGGGCGACGTGGGTGAATGCCTCGGGGTCGAAGTCGGCGCCG comes from the Candidatus Dormiibacterota bacterium genome and includes:
- a CDS encoding copper resistance protein CopC, with amino-acid sequence MALALAVLGSLLTPLHASAHAYLAVSNPRTGQRLDTAPTGLQLLFTQPVALAHSGVQVFTGRFELVPGAVARVSPTGTSISVTLPSLTNGDYAAIWTVISADDGHLTDGTIAFSVGPAPPPGSAAPAKVLGVGGLPTTGGDEQRRDWPGTLASWLLLIGLAIAGGGLAAERALAGPGGGRPSFRLSTRHLAIAMLVALAGSVLAFAATAGRLHDGSVLGGFQPSTWGAAFAVRVGLENLASMALVLNALGALILLRDRLVCLGSVVGAMVLVGMRAHPASASPWGEAAIVLHVVVALTWVGALGYLATMLWTRRGTARDPEVASVLSRYGRLALLSVLAIVLTGSAAALTQIGSPGQLLSTTYGRLLTLKVALVAWTMLVATLGRWHGLRPGRVDAVAVGTVLRAEVAGVLLVLFTTAALANVAPPPPLAAAPAVAAGGVATVVLLLVGAAMAAAVALVTVPMLRGQARAGI
- a CDS encoding copper oxidase; translated protein: MKRLLPMLLVPAMLGAVALGGTRISSNKPVSAAGELPLVPPIFHLNDGPTWFDTGVDVAGSHSLAVALTGTTVKFIVGPPDTLSDHDPDSVIWPTGAAGMPFHNDGGFIGEKSVTLTTPGLYAFQCTIHPYMLGAVLVIDPASAADGTLVPDFGKMLSVRGVDKPIPSASDYIYRLVRTFFIITNAENWKRYYPDKSGSWMPRYAPAPIIVHDASGTPNLIPNLEAFFHQYFHEPIAIPAITDASHPKVPGVGEVMQSTQMEELNEKAYPGTVSFIDTNSWQVVRKFGLPSINNGGGLDNPHNQWVSRDENTVYADEWFSNKTTAFDRFTGQFLRQTVVGLSPAHVMTRSQTDELVVGINGENKLTEVAPGDNGVEKNFSAVLPGEGIAHPHAHWLSADGNTAVAPNANFDSASLFNLNASDPNLSITKRAFVGSVPIATAMSSNADRAYSAGLMSNNIVCISTAGRACHSGGSLVDTKNISLTKGYDYVTGSQGGAGTGLPIVFPPFSSDAGPAAPGILPIQNAVSPDNKVMVVANAVSGNMDVIDISKDEVVKVLPCDPGCHGVNWGAKKGGGYYAYVTSKFANVTSVVDPDPAGTGDISAATVVGKVLTDIGPSTKTDVSPKKLQGLRGQYTLDGMGGQGVLALPLVYNGWVQRLPAGLRAGLTCQQLDPLNPRACG
- a CDS encoding multicopper oxidase domain-containing protein — its product is MLIALMAVVAAAVRLAPSRARAATAAVTIMGFSYKPQEIKISKGDTVTWTNTETNRQSHTVIQDDGAFSSDGRRTNDPNAEIKPGSSFTHTFDSDDTTYGYHCRLHTYMTGKVIVGKGSPPGAPPPTEEPAPSPTPESGPLPPLPKLPLPPGSRPANRTAAAPAVAVPVGRPQQAAAPAAQPAAYQPTELPQGVSGPGTLGDGTRLAPYTTDKDGVKEFKLRMAPITWTTAPGNTQTAYAFNGTIPGPVIRVNEGDKLRLLVTNQLPVATSVHWHGMILPNEMDGVPGITQPLISPGATYTYVWTAVATGSHWYHTHTSGRDEGLGLYGSLEIVPRTGDFPADHDYRVMIGDTYLGLVLNGKGFPYTYPLRAKVGEKVHIRVIDTGDQIHPIHLHGFPFQLVARDGIRLAVPEWMDTTLIGTGQTLDLLWTPMTAGNWLMHCHIFAHAHDDAGMMGLVTVLEVAPSDKPVAGVPPALPALPTPSAMQPYAPPAAPAQLPPTGLPLLPTGTQLAPQSGGILGGNETTVLIAVGLLVAFRLGGRYGRPRRGQD
- a CDS encoding helix-turn-helix domain-containing protein, whose amino-acid sequence is MTVADCLRLPALRGSEVVAGAAGLDAPVHRASTASQTHGCVPGELRLLGRLLTADAVHIAHERGAAALAAAVVSAEAAAAAGLLGTPVIRLAHHVDLELIATELTDFIVRALEESLAELGRVSSRLAAAGASDLRMESLSEALASALGATVLIEDAEFRVLYAAGPGAAERTRIDAARARGNAADEHGSMALRDFYRTLVKTGRPAWLHPDPRLGVLVPRLVAPIVASCEVLGYCSVFFPDKTPDQRVVTVAVEQASNLLGLALLHERVIGMSRRTACASMLVDLLDGRMSAQLLRTRAGQLGVDLSAGLTVALFEGPPDQRPEAWLRHALTTLNGQRDSLVDVVAGTVVAPLAGCDRPRALRWLRGLCVACGGGAAVLGRATDVDGVPTAYAETRRVLDLVGRSEAASRGAVVDVEDLGLLGVLIDSSASGALERFWQRRLAPLREYDSRERSDLCGSLAAFFEEGGLRRAARRMNLHPNSFNYRLRRAEQIGGFSLADPDARLELQLALRCQRLLGR